A window of Tripterygium wilfordii isolate XIE 37 chromosome 7, ASM1340144v1, whole genome shotgun sequence contains these coding sequences:
- the LOC120001850 gene encoding expansin-like A1 isoform X1: MHSLGKTRMATLFLYSLFLIFSTASSVKYCGRCVFQSKAAYFPKTADIPFKHGDCGYGPMALGFYSGHIAAASPSLFKDGVGCGGCLQVKCKDPVACGKGVEVVLTGLQNKTNTDLVLSSRAFRAMAKKGMDKNLLKRGTVDVEYKRIPCVYKHHNVSLRVEESSSQPNRLAIKDGHPSWVSFERKYGAVWETSDAPAGVPIGLRFFVIQFASRRFYHAENVIPANWKVGNIYDTGFQIDDIMYDQCFPCS, from the exons ATGCACAGTCTGGGCAAAACAAGAATGGCTACTCTCTTTCTTTATTCTCTCTTCCTTATTTTCTCAACTGCAAGTAGTGTAAAATATTGTGGACGCTGTGTATTCCAATCCAAAGCTGCTTACTTCCCCAAAACAGCTGATATTCCATTCAAGC ATGGGGATTGTGGGTATGGTCCCATGGCCTTAGGCTTCTACAGTGGACACATTGCAGCCGCTAGTCCTTCACTTTTCAAAGATGGAGTTGGTTGTGGAGGATGCTTGCAG GTCAAATGCAAGGACCCAGTTGCTTGTGGCAAGGGAGTTGAAGTAGTCTTGACTGGCCTTCAAAACAAAACGAATACAGACTTGGTTCTCAGCAGCAGAGCCTTCAGGGCCATGGCTAAGAAGGGCATGGACAAaaaccttttgaaacgtggtaCTGTGGATGTGGAATATAAGAG GATACCATGTGTATACAAGCATCATAATGTATCACTTCGTGTGGAGGAATCCAGCTCCCAACCAAATCGGTTGGCAATCAAG GACGGGCATCCATCTTGGGTTTCATTCGAGAGGAAATATGGGGCAGTATGGGAGACGAGTGATGCACCAGCTGGTGTGCCGATTGGTCTTCGATTTTTCGTGATACAATTTGCAAGCAGGAGATTTTACCATGCAGAAAATGTGATTCCTGCTAACTGGAAAGTTGGGAATATCTATGACACGGGATTTCAGATTGATGACATTATGTACGATCAGTGCTTTCCATGCAGTTAA
- the LOC120001850 gene encoding expansin-like A3 isoform X2, whose product MHSLGKTRMATLFLYSLFLIFSTASSVKYCGRCVFQSKAAYFPKTADIPFKHGDCGYGPMALGFYSGHIAAASPSLFKDGVGCGGCLQVKCKDPVACGKGVEVVLTGLQNKTNTDLVLSSRAFRAMAKKGMDKNLLKRGTVDVEYKRIPCVYKHHNVSLRVEESSSQPNRLAIKVLYQGRASILGFIREEIWGSMGDE is encoded by the exons ATGCACAGTCTGGGCAAAACAAGAATGGCTACTCTCTTTCTTTATTCTCTCTTCCTTATTTTCTCAACTGCAAGTAGTGTAAAATATTGTGGACGCTGTGTATTCCAATCCAAAGCTGCTTACTTCCCCAAAACAGCTGATATTCCATTCAAGC ATGGGGATTGTGGGTATGGTCCCATGGCCTTAGGCTTCTACAGTGGACACATTGCAGCCGCTAGTCCTTCACTTTTCAAAGATGGAGTTGGTTGTGGAGGATGCTTGCAG GTCAAATGCAAGGACCCAGTTGCTTGTGGCAAGGGAGTTGAAGTAGTCTTGACTGGCCTTCAAAACAAAACGAATACAGACTTGGTTCTCAGCAGCAGAGCCTTCAGGGCCATGGCTAAGAAGGGCATGGACAAaaaccttttgaaacgtggtaCTGTGGATGTGGAATATAAGAG GATACCATGTGTATACAAGCATCATAATGTATCACTTCGTGTGGAGGAATCCAGCTCCCAACCAAATCGGTTGGCAATCAAGGTGCTTTATCAAG GACGGGCATCCATCTTGGGTTTCATTCGAGAGGAAATATGGGGCAGTATGGGAGACGAGTGA
- the LOC120001850 gene encoding expansin-like A1 isoform X3 translates to MALGFYSGHIAAASPSLFKDGVGCGGCLQVKCKDPVACGKGVEVVLTGLQNKTNTDLVLSSRAFRAMAKKGMDKNLLKRGTVDVEYKRIPCVYKHHNVSLRVEESSSQPNRLAIKDGHPSWVSFERKYGAVWETSDAPAGVPIGLRFFVIQFASRRFYHAENVIPANWKVGNIYDTGFQIDDIMYDQCFPCS, encoded by the exons ATGGCCTTAGGCTTCTACAGTGGACACATTGCAGCCGCTAGTCCTTCACTTTTCAAAGATGGAGTTGGTTGTGGAGGATGCTTGCAG GTCAAATGCAAGGACCCAGTTGCTTGTGGCAAGGGAGTTGAAGTAGTCTTGACTGGCCTTCAAAACAAAACGAATACAGACTTGGTTCTCAGCAGCAGAGCCTTCAGGGCCATGGCTAAGAAGGGCATGGACAAaaaccttttgaaacgtggtaCTGTGGATGTGGAATATAAGAG GATACCATGTGTATACAAGCATCATAATGTATCACTTCGTGTGGAGGAATCCAGCTCCCAACCAAATCGGTTGGCAATCAAG GACGGGCATCCATCTTGGGTTTCATTCGAGAGGAAATATGGGGCAGTATGGGAGACGAGTGATGCACCAGCTGGTGTGCCGATTGGTCTTCGATTTTTCGTGATACAATTTGCAAGCAGGAGATTTTACCATGCAGAAAATGTGATTCCTGCTAACTGGAAAGTTGGGAATATCTATGACACGGGATTTCAGATTGATGACATTATGTACGATCAGTGCTTTCCATGCAGTTAA
- the LOC120001202 gene encoding expansin-like A3: MGLFLCFLFIIISHASACNPCIKLTKASYFSKRSPLSLSYGACDYGPIATNFYGELLAAGSPSLFNHAFGCGACFQIRCKDPVLCSGNAVQVVLTDLHHNKTADLVLSSGAFKAMAKNGKSQQLLKVGIVDVEYSRIPCEYKNHNLSVLVRGFSKRPSYLAITPVYQGGLAEITEIQIQKVNSSKWTSMKKKLGALWGVNIRQHDGPLSFKFTVTVYGSNVTFKAENVLPVHWENGGVYDTGLNLAKVGFKSCPPCTLMY; encoded by the exons atgggtCTCTTTCTTTGCTTCCTCTTCATTATTATCTCACATGCATCTGCTTGCAATCCTTGTATTAAACTAACCAAGGCTTCTTATTTCTCCAAACGATCTCCACTTTCGTTATCAT ATGGTGCTTGTGATTATGGTCCAATTGCTACGAACTTCTATGGTGAACTTCTTGCAGCAGGATCTCCTtcacttttcaatcatgcatTTGGGTGTGGTGCATGCTTtcag ATTAGATGCAAGGACCCAGTTCTCTGCAGTGGCAATGCGGTACAAGTGGTGTTGACTGATCTCCATCACAACAAAACAGCAGACTTAGTTCTCAGCAGTGGAGCCTTCAAGGCCATGGCCAAGAATGGCAAGAGCCAACAGCTTTTGAAAGTTGGCATTGTTGATGTGGAATATAGTAG GATTCCTTGTGAATACAAAAACCATAACTTATCAGTACTAGTGCGTGGTTTTagcaaaagaccaagttacttgGCAATCACACCAGTTTATCAAGGTGGTCTAGCAGAAATCACAGAAATCCAGATACAAAAG GTGAATTCCTCAAAGTGGACCTCCATGAAGAAGAAACTTGGAGCTCTGTGGGGTGTCAATATTAGGCAACATGATGGGCCTTTAAGTTTCAAATTTACAGTGACAGTATATGGCAGTAATGTGACTTTCAAGGCAGAAAATGTGCTCCCTGTTCACTGGGAAAATGGGGGAGTCTACGACACAGGACTCAACCTTGCCAAAGTTGGATTCAAATCTTGCCCTCCGTGCACACTCATGTATTGA
- the LOC120002905 gene encoding cytokinin riboside 5'-monophosphate phosphoribohydrolase LOG5-like — protein sequence MEGKLVKDSRFKSVCVFCGSSSGKRDCYRNAAIDLARELVSLRLDLVYGGGSIGLMGLVSQAVHIAGGRVLGIIPRTLMSKEITGETVGEVRPVADMHQRKAEMVRHSDCFIALPGGYGTLEELLEVITWAQLGIHDKPVGLLNVDGYYDSLLTFIDKAVDDGFIKPSQRNIFVSATNAKELVQKLEEYVPVHDGVIAKTMWEVEQQQPPTSPLEQVGFNTSTLQTEIAL from the exons ATGGAAGGCAAACTTGTGAAAGACTCTAGATTCAAGAGTGTTTGTGTTTTCTGTGGTAGCAGTTCTGGGAAGAGGGACTGCTACAGAAACGCTGCCATTGATTTGGCTCGAGAGCTG GTGTCTCTGAGGCTTGATCTTGTGTACGGAGGAGGGAGTATTGGATTGATGGGTTTGGTTTCTCAAGCGGTTCACATAGCTGGAGGACGTGTTCTTGG GATCATACCCAGAACTTTGATGTCTAAAGAG ATAACTGGTGAAACCGTTGGAGAGGTAAGGCCAGTAGCAGACATGCACCAAAGGAAGGCTGAGATGGTCCGCCATTCTGATTGCTTCATTGCCCTACCAG GTGGCTATGGAACTTTGGAGGAGCTGTTGGAAGTGATCACCTGGGCTCAACTGGGAATCCATGATAAGCCT GTGGGCTTGCTTAATGTCGATGGTTATTACGACTCTCTGCTCACTTTCATTGACAAGGCTGTTGATGATGGCTTCATCAAGCCCTCCCAGCGAAACATCTTTGTCTCAGCAACAAATGCCAAAGAACTTGTTCAGAAACTGGAG GAGTATGTGCCTGTACATGATGGAGTTATAGCAAAGACAATGTGGGAAGTTGAGCAGCAGCAACCACCAACATCACCATTGGAACAGGTGGGGTTCAATACCTCTACTTTGCAGACTGAAATAGCTCTATAA